The Cutaneotrichosporon cavernicola HIS019 DNA, chromosome: 5 DNA segment GGTACGGCGTAGGTGCGGGCGGAGCTTGTGTACGGGGCATAGTGAGTGGGTGAGTGGGAGATGCAACTTGGGAAATACGGTGGCGTCGATCCACGCTGACTATCGCAGCGCCGATTTTTGACCCCGCCCCGGCTTAAGCCCTTTGTTGTTGCCCTCCACCCTGCTTGCACCTTCATACAACAACTTTAACAATACATGGAggatggacgagctcgcaTCCCTCCTGTCGCATCCTGGTGCACCGGGCCTTAtccatctccatcaccCACATCACCCCTCGTCGGGCATCGATCCGGTCCTCGAGAAATGTAGGGTGGTCCGCCTGGACGCTGTGGAACATCATACCCCGCGGCTGCTTTATGCCGGCGCGTTATCCCGCCTCGCTACGGCCTTGAAGCTCCCTCCGCATGAAGGGGAAGTGGCGAGTTGGGATATCTTTGCGCGTGGATTGCGCGCCCTCTGGAAAGGAAGGGCGGAACAGCTCGTCTTCCTGGTCACTAAGGCTGAGCGACTCAAATCCGTCCTCGGGCCGGAATGGACAGCCATGACACGACTTGGCGAACTGGTGAGTCTGGGAAAAGGATGAAAGAGGAGGGGaactgacgccaggtcGGTCTACCAGccaccctcgtcctctgctCCCAGATGCCATGGGACGATCTTCGGcccgcccgcgccgacgccccCGAACCCATCCACGTCTACCTCGACCCCCCGTCGCGACAGGATACGCtgtccctcctcctccccggcTCCCAGCACCCGCTCTACCCTCGCTTTCTGGACCTCCTACTCTCCTCAATGGGCAATCTAGCATCCCCTTCGGACCTCGAATACGTAGCATCAGCCCTCTGGCCGCTGTACACCGCGACCCTACCACCACACGAGGAGATGACACTCATTGGTAAACCCCTTCCGTCTCCAActcctccacccctccTAATCGACATCAAGCTCCTCACAAGTCTCAAGGCACAATTGGGATTCGCTcttgcggcggcgggggagAGCTTGTTATCTCGCCAAGTGGGCCGGGCGCAATTCATCCATGCCCTCGCACCGGTTGAGAAAGGCCAATTGAGGCCTGTATCCCAACGCGtcctccctccaccacaACCACTAGAATTACCCCTCGCGGCAAAGTACTTGCTCGTGGCAGCGTTTTGCGCGTCGTATAATCCGGCGACAAGCGATATCCGGCTCTTTGGGCGGGGCACTGGGCCTGATGGTcgaagggggaggaggggcaggacgcggcgggcggGGTATGGTCGTACCCGTGTGGGTAAAGTGCCGCAACGGTTGTTGGGTCCCAAGGCCTTCCCGCTGGATCGGCTGCTAGCCATGTTCTCCTCGCTTTATGCAGAGCACGCTCCACGGCCACCGGAACTCGAGATCGCTTTTGGATACGACGCGTACCAGTCCCTCGCTGAGAgtgagcggcggcgagatgaggagatggagctcgacgagcggtgggaagacgaggtcgaTCACCTCGCCCATTCTACAAGACTGTGGAGCCTCATTCCAGAACTCGAGGGACAGGGATTACTTCGCCGCACGTCGCCGTCCGACCGGCTGGATAACGTTACTCTCCGCTGCGAGATCGACTACGACACCGCACGCGATAtcgcgcgcgacctgcgcttcaccctcgacgactACCTGTACGAGCTGAATGTGTGATATGTGAAGCCGTCTAGATATGCATTTTTTGGTACTACAACGTCGAATCCAGCTTACTTGCCGGCCCAGTCGAGGTAGCCCGAgccgtcggccttggtgcGAGCCGCAATGATGGCGTTGGTGTGCGCGATaatctccttctcgcgaGGGCCGCCCTGCTCGCcacgggcggcgaggacctgctcgacaacctcggcgGGCTTGAGCTTGAAGGCGCCCGAGCCGGcgctctcgcccttgacgaCAGCGCGGATCTCGCTCTCAGCAGGAAGACCCCACTGGCGGAACTTGCCCCAGGTCGAGTCGGTACCCTCGGACGTCGGGGCAGGCTCAAAGACGAGCTTGGGCGTCTCGGCAAGGTGGGGAGTGTTGGGGTCGAGGTAGTTCTTGGTGATCTCGGCGGGGGTGAGGCGGGGGTCGTTGATCTCGCTTGGCTGCCAgttggcgcgctcgcggccctTCTCAATGAGGAGGTACGAGACTCCAGTGTCAAACTCGGGAGTCGGGCGGTCAGTGCCGCAGAAGCCCGTGCTCATGAGCATGTCGTTCTCAAGGGCGACCTTGAGGTTCTGCGCCTTGCGCGTGACCTTGAAGTTTTCGAGAGCAACAGCCATACCGGTAGGCGAGCGGAGGTCCATAATGTCCTTCTGGGCCTTGGCCCagtccttgatctcctGGCTGAGGGCCGAGTCAGTCTGCGCGGCCTGGAGGGCGGCGTAGATCTCCTGGATCGAAGCGAGGCCAAACGTCTTgtcgaggaacgcgcgGATCTCGCCCGTGATGGGCGAGGGTCCCTCACGGCTGCCCTTGCTGGAGACGGCAGCGCCCTCGGGCGCAGGCACGTGGTACGACGCGACGATGTTGTTCAGCTGCTCGAGGGTGGGGTTCTCGAGCTGGGACAGCGCCTCAACAAGCGAGGGAATGGCGTCAGGCTCGACGTAGTGGGTCgccaggccgagctcgtaGACGGCCCGGCCCCAGACCTCCTGGCCGGTCATGGCGAGCCAAGCGCCAATCTCGCCGTCAAGCTGAGCAATGTAGTAgttgccgccgacgtcggggGCGAAACCAATCTTGGTCTCGGGCATGGCAAAGACGGTCTTCTTGGTCGCGACACGGATCTGGGCAGGAAGAGAGATAccagcaccaccacccatgGTGAAGCCGTCAATGATGCAGACGTAGGgcttgccgaggcgcgcaatCTCCCAGTTGACCTGGTACTCGTCCTTGAAGAAGCCGAGGGGGTACTTGGCTCCGTAGTCGGGGCggagcttgacgaggccaaCAACGTCGCCACCAGCGCAGAAGGCGCGCTCGTCACCACGGCCGATGACCAGCTTGCACAGCTCGCTCTGACGCCATACCTGTAATCAGCTATTAGATGTCGGACTCGCTTACCTCGCCCTGCTTGGCCAGCGACGCAATCATGTCCCAGTCGAGCGAGTTGAGCGCCTTGGGACGGTTGAGCTTGTAGATACGTGTGCTACCGGCGCTCTCGTACAGGATGTGGTCCGTGTCCGCGTTGAGCTTGatgccgacgtcggcgccgcCAGAGTTGACGGCCATGACGGgagccgacgagctcaGGTGACGCTTGGCAGCGGCCAAGCGggcagaggccgaggagtTACCCATGCGAGGAGCCATGCGAGTGATGAAAGACATGGAGAACGAAGAGTTGAAGGTGGGCAAGTCGTCCAGCGAGGAAAAGGGAGCTTTGCGCGGCAACAGACAGTTAAAGCTCAAGAAGTCTAAGACCGGGCAGGACGGACAAGAATCGGAGACAAGAGATGCCGGCAAAGTGAGAGAGATTCGGTACGCTCTCGCTCGCACCGACCCGAGTTCGGCTCGGCACCACAATCTTCCACGTGGCCTCCACCCCCAACGGAGCCCCGCCGGATCAACTTCTATCAATTTCCATGACCTGCCCACCTCTTGACCTTGGAGCTTGCGAGACATCTGAGAAGGGCCGTCCACACACCAAGTCTATGCATAGTTTACATAAGTACTCAATATCCCTAAGTGCGCGCATACTGTGTGCGCAGGCGCATGCCCGCCTCGTGCAGCGCAAAAAACATGGGACCCCGGTGGTCtagctcggcctcgggcgCCTCATCGGTGGCGTACAGGAACGCATCGCGGATTGCCACAATGTTGGCCTGGAGTTGTtcgatgcgctcgagcggGATTTCGTTCAGAATACGCTCGACCTGGTCCAGCTCAGTTGGGTGGATCCTCACGCTAATCTGGCTCCAGTCGATCATGCTC contains these protein-coding regions:
- a CDS encoding uncharacterized protein (Origin recognition complex (ORC) subunit 5 C-terminus), whose amino-acid sequence is MTRLGELVGLPATLVLCSQMPWDDLRPARADAPEPIHVYLDPPSRQDTLSLLLPGSQHPLYPRFLDLLLSSMGNLASPSDLEYVASALWPLYTATLPPHEEMTLIAMFSSLYAEHAPRPPELEIAFGYDAYQSLAESERRRDEEMELDERWEDEVDHLAHSTRLWSLIPELEGQGLLRRTSPSDRLDNVTLRCEIDYDTARDIARDLRFTLDDYLYELNV
- the EHD3 gene encoding uncharacterized protein (Belongs to the enoyl-CoA hydratase isomerase family), whose protein sequence is MGNSSASARLAAAKRHLSSSAPVMAVNSGGADVGIKLNADTDHILYESAGSTRIYKLNRPKALNSLDWDMIASLAKQGEVWRQSELCKLVIGRGDERAFCAGGDVVGLVKLRPDYGAKYPLGFFKDEYQVNWEIARLGKPYVCIIDGFTMGGGAGISLPAQIRVATKKTVFAMPETKIGFAPDVGGNYYIAQLDGEIGAWLAMTGQEVWGRAVYELGLATHYVEPDAIPSLVEALSQLENPTLEQLNNIVASYHVPAPEGAAVSSKGSREGPSPITGEIRAFLDKTFGLASIQEIYAALQAAQTDSALSQEIKDWAKAQKDIMDLRSPTGMAVALENFKVTRKAQNLKVALENDMLMSTGFCGTDRPTPEFDTGVSYLLIEKGRERANWQPSEINDPRLTPAEITKNYLDPNTPHLAETPKLVFEPAPTSEGTDSTWGKFRQWGLPAESEIRAVVKGESAGSGAFKLKPAEVVEQVLAARGEQGGPREKEIIAHTNAIIAARTKADGSGYLDWAGK